tcgacattattttaaataagtgtcaaaatatttttaaaatagaaattgtaattttaataataatagtacaataatatacatttattacctgcaataataataatatacaatatcgATTTTCAGAGTTGCATTTTTCAGAGAGACATTTTACAACCTGCACTGACCTTGCCTTAAAATAAATCATAGAGGTATAAAGTATAAGGTTTTCCACAAATTTTCAATTTCTGATGAAACGAATGATTTTTCAGAGCGGTGTTTGTCCTGGGAGAGGTgtgtttgagatgtgtttgtgtgtaaatgaacaggtgtgtgtgtgtgcatcaccTGTGTGCTGCGCGGGGCTCTGCTTGTGTTCTGCAGCGGTGTGTGTGAGTCTCTCAGCAGCTGCGACGAGGGGCTGCTCGAGGGATTGGTGTCGGGAGAACTCTGAGGGCTCAGGAACACAGACAGGCTTCCAGACGTCATGCAGCCGCCTTTCATCTGCTTGACAGCCAGAGGACAGCTGGACGCCTCCTGCTCCTGCTTGATGGACACGCTGTAGAACTGCTGTGTCTGCATCATATACTGTGGCGGAGCGGGACAGTCCTGCGTGCGCTTCCTCTTGTGCAGCTGCATGCGCAGCTCCTCCACCTGCATCTGCTCCTGATGCAGCTTCCACATCAGCTCCTCGATCACCTTCTGCTTCTCCACCAACATCTTGTCCTTCTCTGTGTTCAGGCCCTCGTCTGCGCTCAGCCGGGCTGGAGGAGAGGACATGGTGACGTCGCTGAAGCTGCTGACGGAGAGCTCGGAGGAGACCGGAGAGATGGGTGGTGTGGAGCCGCTGCTGCAGTAGAAGCCAGCGCCGGGCGAGTGGAAGGACGAGAGCGATGCGGCAGGCGTCACGGGGAACACGTCTGCAGAAGATGCTGGAGAACAGCAGCTGGAGTCTCTGAAGGGCCGCAGTCGCTCGATGAGTGCCGTCTTGGTGCCGGACACTGGCTGACCACGCATCCGCAGCTGCATCCTGAGCTCAGACACCTGCAACACACCAATCAGCTTCAGGCTTCACACAGCAACCACGTCACATGATTAACCCTGGATCTCATTCACAATCTGCACACTGTTCTCACATTCTGGGTCCAATTAAGACTAAAATAATTGTACAGTCCTATtcttcatgtacatactatgtacttattatagtaattacaataactatgtaataactaggtactaaccctaaacctaccccatgtagttaccttgtattaccagaactttcttagataagtaTAAgaacatgttagtacacgtactgtaaaataaagtgcaaccataataTTGTCTTTGAATGTTACCGTGTTATTACCATGTTATTACTGCATTTACCCCTTatctatacatttaaaacatttttggaaaataatataatttaattcaacTCTGCTGAATTTCTAAGTAATGACTGCTCAAATATGGTCCAAATTCATGAAACCTTTCTAATAAAATGTCCAAACGTAAATATTACTACGAAAAGTTTTCAAACTAAATAAATTCACTTTACGTGCATATGCGACTTTAATGATATCACTTTCAGACGAACAAAAAAGTCATGGATGTTTTCATGCTGCAGTGGTTCATCAAcagacaataaaacaaaacaattcagCCCTAATGAGATGTGGAGAACATGCatagaaatatatttaacaaaagttAGTCGATATTAATATTAactaacttaataaataaataattctacagaAAGAATTTTTGACAGGTAATGATGGTCCACACATACCTGGCTCCAAATTTAGTTtctctgtttattttttgtttatatacgtGTTTCTATACGCTCACCAGAGGGCAGCGCAGCACCAGTAATCAGGCCGGCGTGCAGGATAACCCTGTGCCAACGAAAGTCACCTCAAATCCCACCCGGACCTGACTGGCGGGATACATCAGGATCTGGCGGTGGGAGCCCCGGAAGTCAGCCTGAAGGGCAACGGCTGGCCATTTCAGGACttggtgacttgatttgacttgacttctGATTTAAATCTGCACGTTTGAGATCTTTAACCCCTTCATCATCACATCATGACGGAGTCAAAGCACAGCACTGACCTTCAGGTCGTCCAGGTCTGTGGGCAGCGGTCCGGGTCTGACGGGTCTCATGGACGGGTTACTGCTCTTCACTGGAGACGACGTGCTGCTGCTGCTCTGAACACTGGACGAACATGACTGCTGCTCACCGGACggcctgtcacacacacacacaaacacacacacacacacacacgctatcaGTGGACACACTTCACTGCGTTTATTTTTCCTCATGATCAGAAATCAGCTTAAATAATGAAAAGCATTAAAtgcattacaaattatatatatatatatatatatatatatatatatatatatatatatatatatatatatatatatatatatatatatatatatcaaagcacAGCCCCGgccttttgattaatttaatgaagcattgattaataaaagattaataaaaaattgattattttattttatttattttttttactgaccccaaacttttgaacagtagtgtctgtgtgtgtgtgtgtgtgtgtgtctctctctctgtgtgtgtgtgtgtgtgtgtgtgtgcgtgttgaaGGAGACACTGTGATGATGTTCTCCAGTGCTGGACTCACGTGTGTGTGGTGTTGTGTCTGAAGCTCTGCTGCGGTGGAGGTGGAGGTGCAGGTGGAGGTGGATGCAGGTTGTGCTGGTGTTTCTGCTGGCTGAGGATCTGTAGCTGCAGgaagagctgctgctgctgcaggagACGTGCATACGTCGAGTCCATCTGCGGCGCAGCACATCTCTCTGTCTTCTGGTCTGGTGGGATGTACTGGTGGTACTTCAGCTTCTTCACTTTAGGCTTGATGTCTTTGGGTTTCTTGTGGCGGTTCTTCTCAGACATTTTGGACGGCTTTGCACAGTAAAAGCGGAGAGAAATCAGACGAGTTCATAAAATAAGATTTATGCAAATGCCTAGATGTTAGCATTACAGTGACATATCATCATTGCTTTGTGTGTGTTGATTTGAAATACACAAGAAGTTCAGTCCTACCTTGACTATTGCAGGAACAGGAATAGGTGTTTCCTGGCTGTTTGTCACATTCTCCACCTGACTCTGAGTGCTCTGAGACCCCTGAATAACAGacaaattaatatattgttattaaatcACTAGTAATAACTGATTATTATTGCCTGTATTATCtaacatatgaaataaaataaaaatcgtctctaggttatgaatgtaaccctagttcctcgagggaacgagatgctgcatcaAACACTTTGGggaaacgcctttggcaagatcaactctgaatattgtgtgcaatctgttcaatggaagagcttgacgtcacggacggggtgacgtagcgaccaggaagctataaaggcatgtGCCACGCTGCTGACTTCAGcctcgagtagggaagcaagcgccggcaggggtgccgggagtatggatCTGcaacgcagtgtctcgttccttcgaggaactagggttacattcgtaacctagagacgttcctcttcaggaactcgagctgcgtcgagcactttggggaacgatgtgccaacgctgccagacttccaatcccctgcctagtgtgtatccgaagagcacagctaaggcaagaggacagaagagccaggagggGCTCACATGTCAAGATTGTAGAATCTGCCAAATGTAGAGGgtgtggaccaccccgcagcgttgcagatgtccaagagggacacacctgctagaaaggtcataggggaagaccagaggactcataggaaacgttgatagcctcgactgtCCAATTACTAAgggtctgcttacagacaggcaaacaagcaattggtcaatttttctccacagggcagctctgtggaagTATGTGTCCAGCattcgaactggacacatacagtttagcttctcctggtctggctcccgaaagggaggagggcagaaggcctaCAGTACTATGGGTTGCGGCGTAACAGAGGGAAATTTAGGAacgtaacccgctcgagggtataaaaatgctttggccataccaggggcaaagtctaagtagTTAGGGACCACCGAGGtggcctgaagatctccaactctctttagagacgtaatcgccagtaacagggcagtcttaagggtcagctgtcta
This portion of the Carassius gibelio isolate Cgi1373 ecotype wild population from Czech Republic chromosome A12, carGib1.2-hapl.c, whole genome shotgun sequence genome encodes:
- the LOC128025709 gene encoding myocardin isoform X4, with protein sequence MTLLGSERSVLIRSNFKSVLQLRLHQRRRREPDIIPPLKSLAALHEQRKSLERSKTGDDLKHKIRSRPEKSELVNMRILQVNHGKLSQQEDSYVFDEDSSSESLSPDQPHSEESQCSAEALTENKSSSSSPTLTNTDHGSQSTQSQVENVTNSQETPIPVPAIVKPSKMSEKNRHKKPKDIKPKVKKLKYHQYIPPDQKTERCAAPQMDSTYARLLQQQQLFLQLQILSQQKHQHNLHPPPPAPPPPPQQSFRHNTTHTPSGEQQSCSSSVQSSSSTSSPVKSSNPSMRPVRPGPLPTDLDDLKVSELRMQLRMRGQPVSGTKTALIERLRPFRDSSCCSPASSADVFPVTPAASLSSFHSPGAGFYCSSGSTPPISPVSSELSVSSFSDVTMSSPPARLSADEGLNTEKDKMLVEKQKVIEELMWKLHQEQMQVEELRMQLHKRKRTQDCPAPPQYMMQTQQFYSVSIKQEQEASSCPLAVKQMKGGCMTSGSLSVFLSPQSSPDTNPSSSPSSQLLRDSHTPLQNTSRAPRSTQQKSCSYAPEQRNLQTLYCQSPSENNVSVRGSTKAKSAGIQQKESPCLSRRDGDPHSLTSSSIFCSSAPPVSGSRGPPRYEDAVKQQMSRSQQMDEILDVLIESGVSPKFPRHYSHVTPSTLCYDHGDAPLEVTAEGRGLGMTFGESPWETMEWLDLTPPSSSHTFHSGPPPSGPSIFNTELLDVTDISLNLEHW
- the LOC128025709 gene encoding myocardin isoform X1; translation: MTLLGSERSVLIRSNFKSVLQLRLHQRRRREPDIIPPLKSLAALHEQRKSLERSKTGDDLKHKIRSRPEKSELVNMRILQVNHGKLSQQEDSYVFDEDSSSESLSPDQPHSEESQCSAEALTENKSSSSSPTLTNTDHGSQSTQSQVENVTNSQETPIPVPAIVKPSKMSEKNRHKKPKDIKPKVKKLKYHQYIPPDQKTERCAAPQMDSTYARLLQQQQLFLQLQILSQQKHQHNLHPPPPAPPPPPQQSFRHNTTHTPSGEQQSCSSSVQSSSSTSSPVKSSNPSMRPVRPGPLPTDLDDLKVSELRMQLRMRGQPVSGTKTALIERLRPFRDSSCCSPASSADVFPVTPAASLSSFHSPGAGFYCSSGSTPPISPVSSELSVSSFSDVTMSSPPARLSADEGLNTEKDKMLVEKQKVIEELMWKLHQEQMQVEELRMQLHKRKRTQDCPAPPQYMMQTQQFYSVSIKQEQEASSCPLAVKQMKGGCMTSGSLSVFLSPQSSPDTNPSSSPSSQLLRDSHTPLQNTSRAPRSTQQKSCSYAPEQRNLQTLYCQSPSENNVSVRGSTKAKSAGIQQKESPCLSRRDGDPHSLTSSSIFCSSAPPVSGSRGPPRYEDAVKQQMSRSQQMDEILDVLIESGEMPANAKEERSPVTKVVPHLTVSPKFPRHYSHVTPSTLCYDHGDAPLEVTAEGRGLGMTFGESPWETMEWLDLTPPSSSHTFHSGPPPSGPSIFNTELLDVTDISLNLEHW
- the LOC128025709 gene encoding myocardin isoform X5, producing the protein MTLLGSERSVLIRSNFKSVLQLRLHQRRRREPDIIPPLKSLAALHEQRKSLERSKTGDDLKHKIRSRPEKSELVNMRILQVNHGKLSQQEDSYVFDEDSSSESLSPDQPHSEESQCSAEALTENKSSSSSPTLTNTDHGSQSTQSQVENVTNSQETPIPVPAIVKPSKMSEKNRHKKPKDIKPKVKKLKYHQYIPPDQKTERCAAPQMDSTYARLLQQQQLFLQLQILSQQKHQHNLHPPPPAPPPPPQQSFRHNTTHTPSGEQQSCSSSVQSSSSTSSPVKSSNPSMRPVRPGPLPTDLDDLKVSELRMQLRMRGQPVSGTKTALIERLRPFRDSSCCSPASSADVFPVTPAASLSSFHSPGAGFYCSSGSTPPISPVSSELSVSSFSDVTMSSPPARLSADEGLNTEKDKMLVEKQKVIEELMWKLHQEQMQVEELRMQLHKRKRTQDCPAPPQYMMQTQQFYSVSIKQEQEASSCPLAVKQMKGGCMTSGSLSVFLSPQSSPDTNPSSSPSSQLLRDSHTPLQNTSRAPRSTQQKSCSYAPEQRNLQTLYCQSPSENNVSVRGSTKAKSAGIQQKESPCLSRRDGDPHSLTSSSIFCSSAPPVSGSRGPPRYEDAVKQMSRSQQMDEILDVLIESGVSPKFPRHYSHVTPSTLCYDHGDAPLEVTAEGRGLGMTFGESPWETMEWLDLTPPSSSHTFHSGPPPSGPSIFNTELLDVTDISLNLEHW
- the LOC128025709 gene encoding myocardin isoform X3 codes for the protein MTLLGSERSVLIRSNFKSVLQLRLHQRRRREPDIIPPLKSLAALHEQRKSLERSKTGDDLKHKIRSRPEKSELVNMRILQVNHGKLSQQEDSYVFDEDSSSESLSPDQPHSEESQCSAEALTENKSSSSSPTLTNTDHGSQSTQSQVENVTNSQETPIPVPAIVKPSKMSEKNRHKKPKDIKPKVKKLKYHQYIPPDQKTERCAAPQMDSTYARLLQQQQLFLQLQILSQQKHQHNLHPPPPAPPPPPQQSFRHNTTHTPSGEQQSCSSSVQSSSSTSSPVKSSNPSMRPVRPGPLPTDLDDLKVSELRMQLRMRGQPVSGTKTALIERLRPFRDSSCCSPASSADVFPVTPAASLSSFHSPGAGFYCSSGSTPPISPVSSELSVSSFSDVTMSSPPARLSADEGLNTEKDKMLVEKQKVIEELMWKLHQEQMQVEELRMQLHKRKRTQDCPAPPQYMMQTQQFYSVSIKQEQEASSCPLAVKQMKGGCMTSGSLSVFLSPQSSPDTNPSSSPSSQLLRDSHTPLQNTSRAPRSTQQKSCSYAPEQRNLQTLYCQSPSENNVSVRGSTKAKSAGIQQKESPCLSRRDGDPHSLTSSSIFCSSAPPVSGSRGPPRYEDAVKQMSRSQQMDEILDVLIESGEMPANAKEERSPVTKVVPHLTVSPKFPRHYSHVTPSTLCYDHGDAPLEVTAEGRGLGMTFGESPWETMEWLDLTPPSSSHTFHSGPPPSGPSIFNTELLDVTDISLNLEHW
- the LOC128025709 gene encoding myocardin isoform X2: MTLLGSERSVLIRSNFKSVLQLRLHQRRRREPDIIPPLKSLAALHEQRKSLERSKTGDDLKHKIRSRPEKSELVNMRILQVNHGKLSQQEDSYVFDEDSSSESLSPDQPHSEESQCSAEALTENKSSSSSPTLTNTDHGSQSTQSQVENVTNSQETPIPVPAIVKPSKMSEKNRHKKPKDIKPKVKKLKYHQYIPPDQKTERCAAPQMDSTYARLLQQQQLFLQLQILSQQKHQHNLHPPPPAPPPPPQQSFRHNTTHTPSGEQQSCSSSVQSSSSTSSPVKSSNPSMRPVRPGPLPTDLDDLKVSELRMQLRMRGQPVSGTKTALIERLRPFRDSSCCSPASSADVFPVTPAASLSSFHSPGAGFYCSSGSTPPISPVSSELSVSSFSDVTMSSPPARLSADEGLNTEKDKMLVEKQKVIEELMWKLHQEQMQVEELRMQLHKRKRTQDCPAPPQYMMQTQQFYSVSIKQEQEASSCPLAVKQMKGGCMTSGSLSVFLSPQSSPDTNPSSSPSSQLLRDSHTPLQNTSRAPRSTQKSCSYAPEQRNLQTLYCQSPSENNVSVRGSTKAKSAGIQQKESPCLSRRDGDPHSLTSSSIFCSSAPPVSGSRGPPRYEDAVKQQMSRSQQMDEILDVLIESGEMPANAKEERSPVTKVVPHLTVSPKFPRHYSHVTPSTLCYDHGDAPLEVTAEGRGLGMTFGESPWETMEWLDLTPPSSSHTFHSGPPPSGPSIFNTELLDVTDISLNLEHW